In the genome of candidate division KSB1 bacterium, one region contains:
- a CDS encoding formylglycine-generating enzyme family protein, with protein sequence MKAWNDDKPRSQPYDFGASFNLSNHPVVGITWYEMLAFTRWLTEMGREKKWLGEKMQIDLPSEAEWEKAARGGEKILSSPRIISLDKIGAERHTIKPRPSNQNPQRRYPWGGDKADPNCANYDETKIGATNAVGCFPHGASPYGCEEMSGKMNHFILNNF encoded by the coding sequence GTGAAAGCGTGGAACGATGACAAACCACGATCACAACCATATGATTTCGGTGCGTCGTTCAATTTGTCGAATCATCCGGTGGTGGGCATCACGTGGTACGAGATGCTGGCGTTTACGCGCTGGCTCACGGAAATGGGGCGCGAAAAAAAATGGTTGGGTGAGAAAATGCAAATCGACTTGCCCTCGGAAGCCGAATGGGAAAAAGCCGCGCGGGGCGGCGAAAAAATTTTATCTTCGCCGCGCATCATTTCTCTTGACAAAATCGGCGCGGAACGCCATACTATCAAACCCCGGCCGTCAAATCAAAACCCGCAGCGCCGCTATCCATGGGGTGGTGACAAGGCCGATCCGAATTGCGCCAATTATGATGAAACCAAGATCGGCGCCACGAATGCGGTGGGTTGTTTTCCACATGGCGCCAGCCCGTATGGCTGCGAAGAAATGAGCGGCAAAATGAACCATTTTATTCTCAACAATTTTTGA
- a CDS encoding type II toxin-antitoxin system VapC family toxin, producing MARRDAVIDSSVIIQHVRVRDKQKSFFLRSLLVYEPHLSAISVYEIELGAYRAGRLSDIDELQVEFKIQPMTETVARRAAFLDANLIHQNLQIGTKDAFIAATCLVYDLPLLTVNLRHFDRVGGLQLIDLNTLPLIS from the coding sequence GTGGCGCGAAGAGACGCTGTCATCGACTCGTCCGTCATAATTCAGCACGTACGAGTACGCGACAAGCAGAAATCATTTTTCTTGCGGTCGCTATTAGTCTATGAACCCCATTTAAGCGCAATCAGTGTTTATGAAATTGAGTTGGGTGCATATCGCGCTGGTAGATTATCTGACATTGACGAACTTCAAGTAGAGTTCAAGATTCAACCCATGACAGAGACGGTTGCACGGCGGGCTGCATTTCTTGACGCAAACTTAATTCACCAAAACTTGCAAATTGGAACCAAAGACGCTTTTATAGCTGCCACTTGTCTCGTGTACGATCTGCCGCTTTTGACGGTCAACCTCCGCCATTTTGATCGCGTCGGCGGATTGCAGCTCATTGATCTCAACACGCTGCCGCTGATCAGTTAG
- a CDS encoding NACHT domain-containing protein translates to MAGAAIGANTDLIQGLANAIQIGLWLIAGAAGFIAFMRRNKKSPASPPTKISIEKKAEAGSVLIEGEARNANIIAGQHNTLIQTGTYVEKQIISTPATADPKALRQAYLNRLFESSRALSLAGVDPKAASDPTYAGRLDLDAVYTALLTLTPEMPERLARGDGLEKESRRVSALEQLNRHQHLVLLGDPGSGKSTFVNFVALCLVGEALGSPAANLNLLTAPLPKDKEDDKEEKETPQPWHHGSLLPVRIILHDFAARGLPPVGQKASAKHLCDFIAAELDPHALSAFAEPLQNELRETGGLLLLDGLDEVPEAQQRRTQIKQAVEDFAACFPRCRLLVTSRTYAYQQQDWRLPNFSEAVLAPFSPGQIRRFVEHWYAHIAGLRGLHPDDAQGRAELLKRAIFNSDRLQGLAERPLLLTLMASLHAWRGGSLPEKREELYADTVDLLLDWWERPKIVRDAAGQLQVAQPSLAEWLKIDRKKVLDLLSALAYEAHSEQPELAGTADVPETKLVAGLMHLSQNPDLTDQDFPEKLAELATTDPNRWREVTLLAAAKASHGGDFAVWVLVDRLCYRAPEQAAANLKEIWGAHLAGQVLVESAKLTQASERNQEKKALVQNWLVHILRQNDFPAAERALAGNTLARLGDPRREVMTTAAMQFCLVPAWPFWMGEEKELHRNAHLNYDYWMSRYPVTNAQFNEFVQAGGYKIERYWSEAKAAKVWQDNQ, encoded by the coding sequence GTGGCTGGCGCCGCTATCGGCGCCAACACCGATTTGATCCAGGGCCTCGCGAATGCGATTCAAATTGGGCTTTGGCTCATCGCCGGCGCCGCCGGATTCATCGCGTTTATGCGCCGCAACAAAAAATCTCCTGCCTCGCCGCCAACAAAAATCTCGATTGAAAAGAAAGCTGAAGCAGGCAGCGTGCTGATCGAAGGCGAGGCGCGGAACGCCAACATTATTGCCGGCCAGCACAACACCCTGATTCAAACCGGAACCTACGTTGAGAAACAAATCATCAGCACTCCCGCAACCGCGGATCCGAAAGCGCTGCGCCAGGCTTACCTCAACCGCCTGTTCGAGAGCAGCCGCGCCCTCTCGCTTGCCGGCGTCGATCCCAAAGCCGCCAGCGACCCGACGTACGCCGGGCGCCTCGATCTCGATGCGGTGTACACCGCTTTGCTCACGCTCACGCCGGAAATGCCCGAGCGTTTGGCGCGCGGCGATGGGCTGGAAAAAGAGAGCCGCCGGGTTTCCGCGCTCGAACAGTTGAATCGCCACCAACATCTGGTCTTGCTGGGCGATCCCGGCAGCGGCAAAAGCACCTTTGTCAATTTCGTCGCGCTCTGTTTGGTCGGCGAGGCTCTGGGCAGCCCAGCCGCCAATCTCAACTTGCTCACCGCGCCGCTGCCAAAAGACAAGGAAGATGACAAAGAAGAAAAAGAGACGCCGCAACCGTGGCATCACGGCAGCCTGCTGCCAGTGCGGATTATTTTGCACGATTTTGCGGCGCGCGGCCTGCCGCCGGTCGGGCAAAAAGCCAGCGCCAAACATCTGTGCGATTTCATCGCCGCTGAATTGGACCCTCATGCCTTGAGCGCATTTGCCGAGCCGCTGCAAAACGAGCTGCGCGAAACAGGCGGCCTGCTTTTGCTGGACGGTCTCGACGAAGTGCCGGAAGCGCAGCAGCGCCGCACGCAAATCAAACAGGCGGTGGAAGATTTTGCCGCCTGTTTTCCGCGCTGCCGTTTGCTGGTGACCAGCCGCACTTACGCCTATCAGCAGCAGGATTGGCGCCTGCCGAATTTTAGCGAGGCGGTGCTGGCGCCGTTCAGCCCCGGGCAAATCCGGCGCTTTGTCGAGCATTGGTACGCTCACATCGCCGGGCTGCGCGGATTGCATCCGGACGATGCGCAAGGCCGGGCCGAACTGCTCAAGCGCGCGATTTTCAACAGCGACCGCTTGCAGGGCCTGGCGGAGCGACCTTTGCTCTTGACGCTGATGGCGAGCTTGCACGCCTGGCGCGGCGGCAGCCTGCCGGAAAAACGCGAGGAGCTTTACGCCGACACCGTGGATTTGCTGCTGGACTGGTGGGAAAGGCCGAAGATCGTGCGCGACGCTGCCGGACAGTTGCAAGTGGCGCAGCCCAGCCTCGCCGAATGGCTGAAGATCGACCGCAAAAAAGTGCTGGATTTGTTGAGCGCCCTGGCTTACGAGGCGCACAGCGAGCAGCCGGAATTGGCAGGCACCGCCGATGTGCCGGAAACCAAACTTGTGGCCGGCCTGATGCACTTGAGCCAAAACCCGGATTTGACCGATCAGGATTTTCCGGAAAAGCTGGCGGAGTTGGCGACCACCGATCCGAATCGTTGGCGCGAAGTGACACTGCTCGCAGCTGCGAAAGCTTCACACGGCGGCGACTTTGCCGTTTGGGTTTTGGTGGATCGTCTCTGCTATCGCGCGCCGGAGCAAGCCGCGGCAAATTTAAAAGAAATTTGGGGCGCACATCTGGCCGGCCAGGTTTTGGTGGAATCCGCCAAATTAACCCAAGCGAGCGAACGTAATCAAGAAAAAAAGGCGCTCGTGCAAAACTGGCTTGTCCATATTCTCCGGCAAAACGATTTTCCCGCCGCCGAGCGCGCACTGGCCGGCAACACCCTGGCGCGACTGGGCGACCCGCGGCGCGAAGTGATGACGACGGCGGCCATGCAGTTTTGCCTGGTGCCGGCCTGGCCGTTTTGGATGGGCGAAGAAAAAGAGTTGCATCGCAACGCGCATTTGAATTATGATTACTGGATGTCGCGCTACCCTGTGACCAACGCGCAGTTTAACGAATTTGTGCAAGCCGGCGGCTACAAAATCGAACGCTATTGGTCCGAAGCGAAGGCCGCAAAGGTTTGGCAAGATAATCAGTGA
- a CDS encoding cupin domain-containing protein, whose protein sequence is MQDVYLDQIELYLLGALAPHEEKQLRAHLATGCVECTQAMAESSRVMRALPWAWLSPSELVVPPVALKQRLLDSIKNTDTPPSRFQRSPQIWKSWPDESENLSSLPSGLLTVHAHEGVWEDIGVNGILVKRLFVDRANDRATMLVRMPAGASYPRHRHAGAEQCYVLEGDLRFGGRVFRAGDFQCAEADSIHDIQYTEAGCLLLIVSSLHDEIVDA, encoded by the coding sequence ATGCAAGACGTTTATTTAGACCAAATTGAATTGTATTTATTGGGCGCGCTGGCGCCGCATGAAGAAAAACAATTGCGCGCGCATTTGGCCACCGGTTGTGTTGAATGCACCCAGGCGATGGCTGAAAGCTCGCGCGTGATGCGGGCGCTGCCGTGGGCTTGGCTTTCGCCGTCCGAACTCGTCGTGCCACCAGTCGCTTTGAAACAACGCCTGCTGGACAGCATCAAAAATACTGATACGCCGCCCTCGCGTTTCCAGCGCAGCCCGCAGATTTGGAAAAGCTGGCCGGATGAATCCGAAAACCTCTCTTCTTTGCCGAGTGGTTTATTAACCGTTCATGCGCATGAAGGCGTGTGGGAGGATATTGGCGTCAACGGTATTTTGGTCAAACGTTTGTTTGTCGATCGGGCGAATGATCGCGCCACGATGCTCGTTCGCATGCCCGCCGGCGCCTCCTACCCGCGGCATCGCCACGCCGGCGCCGAGCAGTGCTACGTTCTCGAAGGCGATTTGCGTTTCGGCGGCCGCGTCTTTCGCGCCGGCGATTTTCAATGCGCTGAGGCAGATTCGATTCACGACATTCAATATACCGAGGCTGGATGCTTGTTGTTGATTGTTTCCTCACTGCATGATGAAATTGTCGATGCCTAA
- a CDS encoding sigma-70 family RNA polymerase sigma factor, translating into MKNSTAREAATPTDAELLTAMAQKQDWALAALYDRYAGMLYGLALKILGDSAPAQDVVHEAFMTAWQKAETYSQTRGQVATWLIVLCRNLAIDQYRIKMRLASRKVEFEAAAETLMAMEDDPAMTAVVADDVRRLREALVKLAPEQKQVIEMAYFQGMTQTEIAAATKTPLGTVKTRTRQALLALRSALG; encoded by the coding sequence GTGAAGAACTCGACAGCACGAGAGGCAGCGACGCCGACCGACGCGGAGCTTTTGACGGCGATGGCGCAAAAGCAGGATTGGGCGCTTGCTGCACTTTATGATCGTTACGCCGGCATGCTCTACGGCCTGGCGTTGAAAATTCTCGGCGATAGTGCGCCGGCGCAGGATGTCGTGCACGAAGCTTTTATGACGGCGTGGCAGAAAGCGGAGACGTACAGCCAAACCCGCGGGCAAGTCGCCACCTGGCTGATCGTGCTCTGCCGGAATTTGGCGATCGATCAGTATCGCATCAAAATGCGCCTCGCCAGCCGCAAAGTGGAGTTCGAGGCGGCAGCGGAAACTTTGATGGCGATGGAAGACGATCCGGCGATGACGGCAGTCGTCGCGGATGACGTTCGGCGCCTGCGCGAGGCACTGGTGAAATTGGCGCCGGAACAAAAGCAAGTCATCGAGATGGCGTATTTTCAAGGCATGACGCAAACCGAAATCGCCGCCGCGACAAAAACACCTCTGGGCACGGTCAAAACCCGAACCCGGCAGGCGCTGCTCGCGCTTCGCAGCGCGTTGGGTTGA
- a CDS encoding anti-sigma factor, with product MADKFTELAAPFVLGMLDEPEARQFAQHLATGCRECRLAVQNAKRVASLLPYTAPQNEPPPELKQRLLDAIAAESKILPMRPVAGKSEAPATGPATIRSMPQRTFFQRARGALAWAAVFLLFAVGYSYFLQRDLIRQLQTELAERNAEMKLLQFELERQKTVIERIKKSSAPRLLLVELKGTEANPSGNVKVLLDPQTVGGSFIAYNLPPLPRENDYQLWFLKNGKPFDAGVFAVNEKGEFIGEVQHLPETLAGISAFAITREPKGGSPTPTMPIYWVGAVQGV from the coding sequence ATGGCAGATAAATTTACTGAGCTGGCCGCGCCTTTTGTCCTGGGTATGTTGGATGAACCAGAGGCCCGACAATTTGCCCAACACCTGGCAACCGGGTGCCGGGAATGCCGGCTTGCCGTGCAAAACGCCAAACGGGTGGCCAGCCTGTTGCCTTATACCGCGCCGCAGAATGAGCCGCCGCCGGAATTGAAACAGCGCTTGCTCGACGCGATTGCCGCAGAATCGAAAATCCTGCCCATGCGTCCGGTTGCCGGAAAAAGTGAAGCTCCGGCAACGGGTCCGGCGACGATTCGTTCGATGCCGCAGCGAACGTTTTTTCAACGCGCGCGCGGCGCATTGGCGTGGGCCGCCGTTTTTTTACTCTTCGCGGTTGGGTATAGCTATTTTTTGCAGCGTGATTTAATCCGCCAGTTGCAAACGGAATTGGCGGAACGCAACGCCGAGATGAAGCTGCTGCAATTTGAATTAGAGCGGCAGAAAACCGTTATCGAGCGCATTAAAAAAAGCAGCGCCCCGCGCCTGTTGTTGGTGGAACTCAAAGGCACGGAAGCCAATCCCTCCGGCAATGTCAAAGTTCTGCTCGATCCGCAAACCGTCGGCGGAAGCTTTATCGCGTATAATTTGCCGCCACTCCCCCGCGAAAACGATTATCAGCTTTGGTTTTTAAAAAATGGCAAACCGTTCGACGCCGGCGTGTTTGCGGTGAATGAGAAGGGCGAATTCATCGGCGAGGTGCAACATTTGCCTGAGACGCTTGCCGGCATTTCCGCCTTCGCCATCACCCGTGAGCCGAAAGGCGGCAGCCCAACGCCAACGATGCCGATTTACTGGGTGGGCGCCGTGCAGGGCGTGTGA
- the tnpA gene encoding IS200/IS605 family transposase: MALWRLFYHVVWSTKERQPLITPEIEAELYGYIIGKADALECITHAIGGIEDHVHVVASIPPKLSVAEFVQKIKGSSAFHINHRKPNYPGELHWQRGYGVFSLGEKNLDRAVDYVRHQKQHHHQAQTIAVLERDMDEDDGPAPWNHGEAIAGIKMIRELTP; encoded by the coding sequence ATGGCATTGTGGCGATTGTTTTATCACGTGGTGTGGTCCACCAAAGAACGGCAGCCGTTGATCACACCGGAAATCGAGGCGGAATTGTATGGTTACATCATCGGCAAAGCCGACGCGTTGGAATGCATCACCCACGCCATCGGCGGCATCGAAGATCATGTTCACGTCGTCGCCTCCATTCCGCCGAAATTATCGGTTGCCGAATTTGTCCAAAAAATCAAGGGCAGCAGCGCGTTTCACATCAACCATCGCAAGCCGAATTACCCCGGCGAATTGCATTGGCAGCGCGGCTATGGCGTTTTTTCGCTGGGCGAGAAAAATCTCGACCGCGCGGTGGATTACGTGCGCCACCAAAAACAACATCATCACCAGGCGCAAACCATCGCCGTTTTGGAACGCGACATGGACGAGGACGACGGCCCGGCCCCGTGGAACCACGGCGAGGCGATTGCGGGGATTAAAATGATTCGGGAATTAACGCCGTAA
- the add gene encoding adenosine deaminase, whose product MKITRDFLFELPKTDLHVHLDGSLRVKTAIELAKANKIPLPSDKEDDVRNFLSVKGQVENLKTYLEKFDFTLKLMQDYDSIRRIAYELAEDASRENITYMEVRYSPILHQQKGMSLEQVVDAVLEGLRDAERQFPIRCGVIICGIRSFDPATSVRLAELTVPYKRKGVVGFDLAGGEYDNPAKDHAKAFYVVRKNCINCTVHAGEAYGPDSIHQAIHALGAHRIGHGTRLIEDEDLLNYVCDHRIPLEICLTSNVQTKTVLRIEHHPFKKYLDRQLRVTLNTDNRLISDTTMTDELWLAVQTWDLDFSQVKKVILNGFKSLFIPFAEKVRIYNEAKIRLNEFEQKL is encoded by the coding sequence ATGAAAATCACGCGCGATTTTTTATTCGAATTGCCCAAGACCGACCTGCACGTTCATCTCGACGGTTCGTTGCGGGTTAAAACTGCGATCGAATTGGCCAAAGCGAACAAAATTCCCCTGCCGAGCGACAAGGAAGACGACGTGCGGAACTTTTTGTCGGTCAAAGGGCAGGTTGAAAATCTAAAGACCTATCTTGAAAAATTCGATTTTACGTTGAAATTGATGCAGGATTATGATTCGATCCGGCGCATTGCTTATGAGCTGGCGGAAGATGCCTCCCGCGAAAATATCACCTACATGGAAGTGCGCTATTCGCCGATTTTGCATCAACAAAAGGGCATGAGCCTGGAGCAGGTCGTTGACGCCGTGCTCGAAGGCTTGCGCGACGCCGAGCGACAATTTCCCATACGCTGCGGCGTGATTATCTGCGGCATTCGCTCATTCGATCCGGCCACTTCCGTCCGATTGGCTGAATTGACCGTGCCGTACAAACGCAAGGGCGTCGTCGGATTCGACCTGGCCGGCGGCGAGTACGACAATCCGGCGAAAGATCATGCCAAGGCGTTTTACGTCGTCCGCAAAAATTGCATCAATTGCACGGTTCATGCCGGCGAAGCCTACGGCCCGGACAGCATCCATCAGGCGATTCACGCTCTCGGCGCGCATCGCATCGGCCACGGCACCCGCCTGATCGAAGACGAAGATTTGCTCAACTATGTTTGTGACCACCGCATTCCGCTCGAAATTTGCTTGACGAGCAATGTTCAAACCAAAACCGTCCTGCGCATCGAGCATCATCCCTTCAAAAAATATCTTGACCGCCAACTGCGCGTGACGCTGAACACGGACAACCGCCTGATCTCCGACACGACGATGACCGACGAACTGTGGCTGGCAGTGCAAACCTGGGATTTGGATTTTTCGCAAGTGAAAAAGGTGATTCTCAACGGCTTCAAAAGTCTTTTCATTCCATTTGCGGAGAAAGTGCGAATTTATAACGAAGCCAAAATCAGATTGAATGAATTTGAGCAAAAATTGTAA
- the thrC gene encoding threonine synthase yields MFSARYHCLNNCPGDYPLDAIIYNCPRCGDLLDVRHDLAALRQKSAAEWKEMFDRRCRSAEWPYSSGIWGKKEWVNPHVANENIVSLGEGNTHLLRAERLGKSIGLENLWVKQCGNSHSGSFKDLGMTVLVSQVKQMIANGAKIRAVVCASTGDTSASLAAYCAAAGIPAVVLLPKNKISAAQLIQPIANGALTLALETDFDGCMAIVKELAKRPDIYLANSMNSLRLEGQKTISIEITQQLGWQAPDWVIVPGGNLGNISAIGRGFLMLRDLGLTERLPRLVCAQAEKANPLYESYKTGFREFHPKRAEPTAASAIQIGNPVSVKKAIAMLKEFDGIVEQASEDELANAAALGDTAGLFNCPHTGVALAALIKLVARREIKKSERVVVISTANGLKFSEFKIRYHQSQLAEVASKHANAPVEIPASLEKVIVAIESRQKLR; encoded by the coding sequence ATGTTCTCCGCCCGTTACCATTGCCTCAACAACTGCCCCGGCGATTACCCCCTCGACGCCATCATCTACAATTGCCCGCGCTGCGGTGATCTGCTCGACGTGCGTCACGATCTCGCGGCGTTGCGCCAAAAATCCGCCGCCGAATGGAAGGAAATGTTTGATCGCCGCTGCCGAAGCGCCGAGTGGCCGTACAGCTCGGGCATTTGGGGCAAAAAAGAATGGGTGAATCCGCACGTCGCGAATGAGAACATCGTCTCGCTGGGCGAGGGCAACACGCATTTGTTGCGCGCTGAACGATTGGGCAAATCAATCGGCTTGGAAAATTTGTGGGTGAAACAATGCGGCAACAGCCATAGCGGCTCGTTCAAAGATTTGGGCATGACCGTGCTGGTTTCGCAGGTCAAACAAATGATTGCGAACGGGGCGAAAATTCGCGCCGTGGTGTGCGCGTCGACCGGCGACACCTCAGCGTCGCTGGCGGCTTATTGCGCCGCCGCTGGCATTCCGGCGGTAGTTTTATTGCCCAAAAACAAAATCAGCGCCGCGCAGCTCATCCAGCCGATTGCCAACGGCGCGCTCACGCTGGCACTCGAGACGGATTTCGACGGCTGCATGGCGATCGTCAAAGAGCTGGCAAAACGCCCGGACATCTATCTCGCCAACTCGATGAACTCGCTGCGGCTGGAAGGGCAAAAAACCATCTCGATTGAAATCACCCAACAACTCGGCTGGCAAGCGCCGGATTGGGTGATCGTCCCCGGCGGCAATCTCGGCAACATCTCGGCAATTGGGCGCGGTTTTCTGATGCTGCGCGATCTCGGTTTGACCGAGCGCTTGCCGCGGCTGGTTTGCGCCCAGGCGGAAAAAGCCAATCCGCTTTATGAAAGCTACAAAACCGGCTTTCGCGAGTTTCATCCCAAACGCGCCGAGCCGACCGCGGCCAGCGCCATTCAAATCGGCAATCCGGTGAGCGTAAAAAAGGCGATTGCGATGCTCAAAGAATTTGATGGCATCGTCGAACAGGCGAGTGAAGACGAGCTGGCGAATGCCGCCGCGCTCGGTGACACGGCCGGTCTGTTCAATTGCCCGCACACCGGCGTGGCGCTCGCGGCGCTGATCAAACTGGTCGCCCGGCGTGAGATCAAAAAATCCGAGCGTGTCGTGGTGATTTCGACGGCGAACGGATTAAAATTTTCGGAGTTCAAAATTCGTTATCACCAATCGCAGTTGGCCGAAGTCGCCTCGAAACATGCCAACGCGCCGGTGGAGATTCCGGCGAGCCTGGAAAAGGTGATAGTGGCGATTGAATCGCGACAGAAGTTGCGATGA
- a CDS encoding DUF3810 domain-containing protein codes for MAPRIRRLLRNHPVMALAIFSLLFLFFSLTMLPHFPQLVELIYARRLYVLIVKILSPLAAAISFSLSEIFLYLGIFSVAFWGIRGILHRRFVRTVLELCAGVVFLLLWFYLAWGFNYLRPKIEQQLQLAAVEPDSLALRENFLWCIERTNAAWQPVAPWNVQHLDQEIERGYAEVFAELNLPPVSGKWPPKFLLMPQLLDYTLTSGIFGPLFHEVHLNAHLLPVEMPFVLAHEKAHGRGFARESEASFIALLVCLRSTNTAVQYSAYFSLLGRFRARYRQYADYDSLQQFIRPEIDADFEQVWRRMEQYLGPLAELAQKSYDFYLRANQVEGGLENYSDVVDVVIRWRESKVRETN; via the coding sequence ATGGCACCTCGAATCCGTCGCCTGCTGAGAAATCATCCAGTGATGGCTTTGGCGATTTTTTCGCTGCTGTTTTTATTTTTTTCCCTCACCATGCTGCCGCATTTCCCGCAACTTGTGGAGCTGATTTATGCCCGGAGACTCTATGTGCTGATCGTGAAAATCCTTTCCCCGCTCGCCGCAGCAATCTCGTTCTCACTCTCAGAAATTTTTCTTTATCTCGGCATTTTCAGCGTGGCGTTTTGGGGAATTCGGGGAATTCTCCATCGCCGCTTCGTACGAACCGTGCTGGAATTATGCGCCGGGGTGGTTTTCCTTCTTCTTTGGTTTTATCTCGCCTGGGGTTTCAATTATCTCCGACCCAAAATCGAGCAACAGCTTCAATTGGCCGCCGTCGAGCCGGATAGCCTGGCGCTGCGCGAAAATTTTCTATGGTGTATCGAGCGAACGAATGCAGCCTGGCAGCCGGTCGCGCCGTGGAACGTGCAGCATCTCGACCAGGAAATCGAACGCGGCTATGCCGAAGTTTTTGCCGAGCTGAATCTCCCACCAGTTTCAGGAAAGTGGCCGCCAAAATTTTTGCTGATGCCGCAGCTTTTGGATTACACGTTGACTTCGGGCATCTTCGGGCCGCTTTTTCACGAGGTGCATCTCAATGCGCATCTTTTGCCGGTGGAAATGCCGTTTGTCTTGGCGCACGAAAAAGCCCATGGCCGTGGCTTTGCACGCGAATCGGAAGCCAGCTTCATCGCGCTGCTGGTGTGCCTGCGCAGCACAAACACCGCGGTTCAATACTCCGCCTATTTTTCCCTGCTCGGCCGTTTTCGCGCGCGCTACCGCCAATATGCCGATTATGATTCACTGCAACAATTCATTCGTCCCGAAATCGACGCCGACTTTGAGCAGGTCTGGCGCCGAATGGAACAATACCTTGGTCCGCTCGCGGAGCTTGCCCAAAAAAGCTATGATTTTTATCTGCGCGCCAATCAAGTCGAAGGCGGCTTGGAGAATTATTCCGATGTGGTTGATGTGGTGATACGATGGCGGGAAAGCAAGGTGCGGGAAACTAACTGA